One part of the Leclercia sp. LSNIH1 genome encodes these proteins:
- the dnaC gene encoding DNA replication protein DnaC → MKEFGELMKRLQKIMPANVKPAFTTGEELLAWQKEQGKIRAAALARENRAMKMQRTFNRSGIRPLHQNCSFDNYKVETQGQLQALQQARQYVEEFDGNIASFIFSGKPGTGKNHLAAAICNELLLRGKSVLIITVADIMSAMKDTFSNRETSEEQLLNDLSNVDLLVIDEIGVQTESRYEKVIINQIVDRRSSSKRPTGMLTNHNVEEMTRLLGERVMDRMKLGNSLYVIFDWESYRSRVTGKEY, encoded by the coding sequence ATGAAAGAGTTCGGCGAACTGATGAAACGTCTGCAGAAGATCATGCCCGCTAACGTCAAACCGGCCTTTACCACCGGTGAAGAGCTGCTGGCGTGGCAAAAAGAGCAGGGTAAGATCCGTGCGGCGGCGCTGGCGCGGGAGAACCGCGCCATGAAGATGCAGCGCACCTTTAACCGCTCCGGCATTCGTCCTCTGCATCAGAACTGCTCCTTCGACAACTACAAGGTGGAGACCCAGGGACAACTCCAGGCTCTGCAACAGGCGCGCCAGTACGTAGAAGAGTTTGACGGCAACATCGCCAGCTTTATCTTCAGCGGCAAGCCGGGCACCGGCAAAAATCATCTCGCGGCGGCCATCTGCAACGAGCTGCTGCTGCGCGGTAAATCGGTGCTGATCATCACCGTGGCTGACATCATGTCCGCCATGAAAGATACCTTCAGCAACCGGGAGACCAGCGAAGAACAGCTGTTGAACGATCTGAGTAACGTGGATCTGCTGGTGATTGATGAAATCGGCGTGCAGACCGAATCGCGCTATGAAAAGGTGATCATTAACCAGATTGTCGATCGCCGCTCCTCCTCCAAACGCCCGACCGGCATGCTGACCAACCATAACGTTGAAGAGATGACCCGTCTGCTGGGCGAGCGGGTGATGGATCGCATGAAACTGGGTAACAGTCTGTATGTGATTTTTGACTGGGAAAGCTATCGCAGCCGCGTTACCGGTAAAGAGTATTAG
- the hpaE gene encoding 5-carboxymethyl-2-hydroxymuconate semialdehyde dehydrogenase, whose translation MKKINHWINGKNVAGSDTFHTTNPATGEVLAEVASGGADEINQAVEAAKAAFPKWANLPMKERARLMRRLGELIDQNVPEIAAMETADTGLPIHQTKNVLIPRASHNFEFFAEVCQQMNGKTYPVDDKMLNYTLVQPVGVCALVSPWNVPFMTATWKVAPCLALGNTAVLKMSELSPLTADRLGELALEAGIPAGVLNVVQGYGATAGDALVRHHDVRAVSFTGGTATGRRIMQSAGLKKYSMELGGKSPVLVFEDADIERALDAALFTIFSINGERCTAGSRIFIQQSIYPEFVKRFAERANRLRVGDPTDPNTQIGALISQQHWEKVSGYIRLGIEEGATLLAGGPDKPADLPVHLKGGNFLRPTVLADVDNRMRVAQEEIFGPVACLLPFKDEAEGLRLANDVEYGLASYIWTQDVSKVLRLARNIEAGMVFVNTQNVRDLRQPFGGVKASGTGREGGEYSFEVFAEMKNVCISMGDHPIPKWGV comes from the coding sequence ATGAAAAAGATTAACCACTGGATCAACGGTAAAAACGTGGCGGGTAGCGACACCTTCCACACTACCAACCCGGCTACCGGCGAGGTGCTGGCGGAGGTGGCTTCCGGCGGCGCAGATGAGATCAACCAGGCCGTCGAAGCAGCTAAAGCGGCGTTCCCGAAATGGGCCAACCTGCCGATGAAAGAGCGCGCGCGCCTGATGCGTCGCCTGGGCGAGCTGATTGACCAGAACGTGCCGGAGATCGCCGCGATGGAGACCGCGGACACCGGTCTGCCGATCCACCAGACCAAAAACGTGCTGATCCCGCGCGCTTCGCACAACTTCGAGTTCTTCGCCGAAGTGTGCCAGCAGATGAACGGCAAGACCTATCCGGTCGACGACAAGATGCTGAACTACACCCTGGTGCAACCGGTGGGGGTCTGCGCCCTGGTCTCGCCATGGAACGTGCCGTTTATGACCGCCACCTGGAAGGTCGCCCCCTGCCTGGCGCTGGGTAACACCGCGGTGCTGAAGATGTCCGAGCTGTCGCCGCTCACCGCCGACCGCTTAGGCGAGCTGGCGCTGGAGGCGGGTATTCCGGCGGGGGTGCTGAACGTGGTGCAGGGTTATGGCGCCACGGCGGGCGACGCGCTGGTGCGTCATCACGACGTGCGGGCCGTCTCCTTTACCGGCGGCACCGCCACCGGACGGCGCATCATGCAGAGCGCCGGGCTGAAAAAATACTCCATGGAGCTGGGGGGCAAATCGCCGGTGCTGGTGTTTGAAGATGCCGATATCGAACGCGCCCTGGATGCCGCCCTGTTCACCATCTTCTCCATCAACGGCGAACGCTGCACCGCGGGCTCGCGCATCTTCATCCAGCAGAGCATCTACCCGGAATTCGTCAAACGCTTCGCCGAGCGCGCCAACCGCCTGCGGGTGGGCGATCCGACCGATCCGAATACCCAGATCGGGGCCCTTATCAGCCAACAGCACTGGGAGAAAGTCTCCGGCTATATCCGCCTGGGCATTGAAGAGGGGGCGACCCTGCTGGCGGGCGGCCCGGATAAACCGGCGGATCTGCCTGTCCATCTGAAAGGCGGCAACTTCCTGCGCCCAACGGTGCTGGCGGATGTCGACAACCGCATGCGCGTGGCGCAGGAGGAGATCTTCGGCCCGGTGGCCTGCCTGCTGCCGTTTAAGGACGAAGCGGAAGGGCTGCGCCTGGCGAACGACGTGGAGTACGGCCTGGCGTCCTACATCTGGACCCAGGACGTCAGCAAGGTGCTGCGTCTGGCGCGCAATATCGAGGCGGGCATGGTGTTTGTGAACACCCAGAACGTGCGCGACCTGCGCCAGCCGTTTGGCGGCGTGAAGGCCTCCGGCACCGGACGCGAAGGCGGCGAGTACAGCTTTGAAGTCTTCGCCGAGATGAAAAACGTCTGTATCTCGATGGGCGACCATCCGATCCCGAAGTGGGGAGTATGA
- a CDS encoding MFS transporter, whose translation MEKSNITLDPQTTFDKEKTTDISLPPTGAIQRSARIKRIQTTAMLLLFFAAVINYLDRSSLSVANLTIREELGLSATEIGALLSVFSLAYGIAQLPCGPLLDRKGPRLMLGLGMFFWSLFQAMSGMVHSFTQFVLVRIGMGIGEAPMNPCGVKVINDWFNIKERGRPMGFFNAASTIGVAISPPLLAAMMLVMGWRGMFITIGVLGIFLAIGWYMLYRNREELELSGVEQAYLNAGSVNTRRDPLSFAEWRSLFRNRTMWGMMLGFSGINYTAWLYLAWLPGYLQTAYNLDLKSTGLMAAIPFLFGAAGMLVNGFTTDALVKRGMAPVRSRKLCIISGMLCSAAFTFVVPEATTAMSAVLLIGMALFCIHFAGTSCWGLIHVAVASRMTASVGSIQNFASFICASFAPIVTGFIVDTTHSFRLALIICGCVTALGALAYIFLVRQPISDPHQQ comes from the coding sequence GTGGAAAAAAGCAATATAACTCTCGACCCGCAGACCACCTTTGACAAAGAAAAGACAACAGATATTTCTCTGCCGCCAACAGGTGCTATTCAGCGTAGCGCGCGAATAAAGCGCATCCAGACGACAGCGATGCTGTTATTGTTTTTTGCCGCGGTCATTAATTATCTCGATCGCAGCTCGCTGTCGGTGGCAAATCTTACCATTCGCGAGGAGCTGGGTCTCAGCGCCACCGAGATCGGCGCCCTGCTATCGGTGTTCTCGCTGGCGTATGGTATCGCCCAGCTGCCCTGCGGCCCGCTGCTGGACCGCAAAGGCCCGCGCCTGATGCTGGGGCTGGGAATGTTCTTCTGGTCGCTGTTCCAGGCGATGTCCGGAATGGTTCACAGCTTTACCCAGTTCGTGCTGGTGCGCATCGGGATGGGGATTGGCGAAGCGCCGATGAACCCCTGTGGCGTAAAGGTAATTAACGACTGGTTCAACATCAAAGAGCGTGGCCGTCCGATGGGCTTTTTCAACGCCGCCTCGACCATCGGCGTGGCCATCAGCCCGCCGCTGCTGGCGGCAATGATGCTGGTGATGGGCTGGCGCGGGATGTTTATCACCATCGGCGTATTGGGTATTTTCCTCGCTATTGGCTGGTACATGCTCTATCGCAACCGCGAGGAGCTCGAGCTGAGCGGCGTCGAGCAGGCGTACCTCAACGCCGGTAGCGTTAACACCCGTCGCGATCCCTTAAGCTTTGCTGAATGGCGCAGCCTGTTCCGCAACCGCACCATGTGGGGAATGATGCTGGGCTTTAGCGGCATCAACTATACCGCCTGGCTCTATCTGGCCTGGCTGCCGGGCTATCTGCAAACGGCCTATAACCTGGATCTGAAAAGCACCGGCCTGATGGCGGCCATTCCATTCCTGTTTGGTGCGGCGGGGATGTTAGTCAATGGCTTCACCACCGATGCGCTGGTGAAACGCGGCATGGCGCCGGTACGCAGCCGTAAGCTGTGCATTATCAGCGGGATGCTCTGTTCGGCGGCCTTCACCTTCGTGGTACCGGAAGCGACCACGGCGATGAGTGCGGTACTGCTGATTGGGATGGCGCTGTTCTGCATCCACTTTGCGGGCACGTCGTGCTGGGGATTGATCCATGTGGCCGTGGCATCACGAATGACCGCCTCGGTGGGCAGCATTCAAAACTTCGCCAGTTTCATCTGCGCCTCGTTTGCCCCGATTGTCACCGGGTTTATCGTCGACACCACCCACTCGTTCCGCCTGGCGCTGATCATCTGCGGCTGCGTCACGGCGCTGGGGGCGTTAGCCTATATCTTCCTGGTGCGTCAGCCGATCAGCGATCCGCATCAGCAGTAA
- a CDS encoding DUF2501 domain-containing protein: MKTHFLLSAAVSALLMTGTAQAASSWQDTLNSAASQLSAGSSNSTTTTSQSGGLSLSSLTGLLNNGTQSLSASNMNNAAGILEYCAKEKLASMTDATNIKNQVLGKLGLDTQEEQQQDTNYLEGIQGLLNANNGEQLNLETIGNSPLAKKVKAQACDFVLKQGMSFIS, encoded by the coding sequence ATGAAAACACATTTTCTTCTTAGCGCCGCAGTCAGCGCCCTCCTGATGACCGGTACAGCCCAGGCGGCCTCCTCCTGGCAGGATACGCTCAACAGCGCCGCCAGCCAGCTCAGCGCGGGCAGCAGCAACAGCACCACCACAACCTCCCAGAGCGGTGGCCTCTCCCTCTCCTCGCTCACCGGTCTGCTCAACAACGGCACCCAGTCGCTCTCTGCCAGCAACATGAATAACGCAGCCGGGATTCTCGAGTACTGCGCCAAAGAGAAGCTGGCCTCGATGACCGACGCCACCAACATTAAAAATCAGGTGCTGGGTAAGCTGGGTCTCGACACCCAGGAAGAGCAGCAGCAGGACACCAACTATCTGGAAGGGATCCAGGGTCTGCTGAATGCCAATAACGGCGAACAGCTGAATCTGGAAACCATCGGCAACTCTCCGCTGGCGAAGAAGGTCAAAGCCCAGGCCTGTGATTTTGTCCTGAAACAGGGAATGAGCTTTATCTCCTGA
- the tsr gene encoding methyl-accepting chemotaxis protein, with product MLNRIKIVTSLLLVLVIFGLLQLTSGGLFFNALKHDKENFTVLQTIRQQQSTLNSSWVALLQTRNTLNRAGIRYMMDQNNIGSGATVNDLMQIAAASLKQAEKSWAEYEALPRDPRQSEGAALEIKRNYDIYHGALAELIQLLGAGKINEFFDQPTQSYQDGFEKQYVNYLQQNDHLYQTAVDDSNSSYSQALWILLSVLILVLVVIVGVWLGIRHSLISPLNRLTDSIRHIAGGDLVKRIEVEGSNEMGQLADTLRHMQAELMRTVGDVRNGANAIYSGASEISMGNNDLSSRTEQQAASLEETAASMEELTATVKQNAENARQASHLALSASETAQKGGKVVDNVVQTMRDIAGSSQKIADIISVIDGIAFQTNILALNAAVEAARAGEQGRGFAVVAGEVRNLAQRSAQAAREIKSLIEDSVGRVEVGSTLVESAGETMGEIVSAVTRVTDIMGEIASASDEQSRGIDQVGLAVAEMDRVTQQNASLVQESAAAAAALEEQASRLTQAVAVFRIQQEQQKAHAHAAVKTVTSPVTTRKAAVTDSGDNWETF from the coding sequence ATGTTAAATCGTATCAAGATTGTTACCAGCTTATTGCTGGTTTTGGTTATTTTTGGCCTATTACAGCTCACATCCGGTGGTCTTTTCTTTAATGCCCTGAAGCATGACAAAGAAAACTTCACCGTCCTGCAAACCATTCGTCAGCAACAATCCACGCTTAACAGCAGCTGGGTAGCGTTGCTGCAAACCCGTAACACCCTGAACCGCGCGGGCATCCGCTACATGATGGATCAGAACAACATCGGTAGCGGTGCCACCGTGAACGATCTGATGCAGATTGCTGCTGCTTCACTGAAGCAGGCGGAAAAAAGCTGGGCGGAGTACGAAGCCCTGCCGCGTGACCCGCGTCAGAGTGAAGGCGCCGCGCTGGAAATCAAACGTAACTACGATATCTATCATGGTGCGCTGGCCGAACTGATCCAGCTGCTGGGCGCAGGCAAGATCAATGAGTTCTTCGATCAGCCGACCCAGAGCTACCAGGATGGCTTTGAGAAGCAGTACGTTAACTATCTGCAGCAGAACGATCATCTGTATCAGACCGCCGTGGACGACAGCAACAGCTCTTACAGCCAGGCCCTCTGGATCCTGCTCAGCGTGCTGATCCTGGTGCTGGTGGTGATTGTCGGCGTGTGGCTGGGTATCCGTCACTCTCTGATCTCTCCGCTGAACCGTCTGACTGACAGCATTCGTCATATCGCCGGCGGCGATCTGGTGAAACGCATCGAAGTGGAAGGTTCTAACGAGATGGGGCAGCTGGCCGATACGCTGCGTCACATGCAGGCTGAACTGATGCGTACCGTCGGCGACGTGCGTAATGGCGCTAACGCCATCTACAGCGGCGCGAGCGAAATCTCCATGGGTAACAACGATCTCTCCTCCCGTACCGAGCAGCAGGCGGCCTCGCTGGAAGAGACCGCAGCCAGCATGGAAGAGCTGACCGCCACCGTGAAGCAGAACGCCGAGAACGCCCGTCAGGCGAGCCATCTGGCGCTGAGCGCATCCGAAACCGCGCAGAAAGGCGGCAAAGTGGTGGATAACGTGGTGCAAACCATGCGTGACATCGCCGGAAGTTCGCAGAAGATTGCTGACATCATCAGCGTCATCGACGGTATTGCCTTCCAGACCAACATCCTGGCGCTGAACGCGGCGGTAGAAGCGGCGCGTGCCGGTGAGCAGGGGCGTGGTTTTGCGGTGGTCGCGGGTGAAGTCCGTAACCTGGCCCAGCGCAGCGCCCAGGCCGCACGCGAGATCAAGAGCCTGATTGAGGACTCCGTGGGTCGCGTCGAAGTGGGTTCCACGCTGGTGGAAAGCGCCGGTGAGACCATGGGTGAAATCGTCAGCGCGGTGACCCGCGTAACCGACATTATGGGTGAGATCGCCTCTGCCTCTGATGAGCAGAGCCGCGGGATCGACCAGGTGGGTCTGGCGGTGGCCGAGATGGATCGCGTCACCCAGCAGAACGCCTCGCTGGTGCAGGAATCTGCGGCTGCGGCAGCGGCACTGGAAGAGCAGGCGAGCCGTCTGACTCAGGCAGTGGCGGTGTTCCGCATTCAGCAGGAGCAGCAGAAAGCCCATGCACACGCGGCGGTGAAAACCGTGACGTCGCCGGTAACGACGCGCAAAGCGGCGGTTACCGACAGCGGTGACAACTGGGAAACCTTCTGA
- a CDS encoding GntR family transcriptional regulator, with the protein MSRSQNLRHNVINQVIDDMARGHIPSPLPSQSALAEMYNISRTTVRHIQAHLCDCGVLTRVNNDYVIARKPDASDGFSCEIAPLAEQTRLFEQSFLSMINQRILRAGEAFSELALARSAGVSPVVVREYLLKFSRYNLIESEKRGQWRMKQFDQSWAEQLFELREMLETHALQHFLNLPDSDPRWLQARTLLEEHRALRDSIGDSFRQFSRLDRDFHSLLLSAANNIFFNQSLEIISFIFHFHYQWDESDLKQRNIIAIDEHMTILSALICRNDLDANLAMRNHLHTAKQSMIRSINQSATVFY; encoded by the coding sequence ATGAGCCGTTCGCAAAATTTGCGTCATAACGTGATTAACCAGGTGATCGACGACATGGCGAGGGGCCACATTCCGTCACCGCTGCCCTCACAAAGCGCGCTGGCGGAGATGTACAACATCAGTCGCACCACCGTGCGCCACATCCAGGCCCATCTCTGCGACTGCGGCGTACTGACGCGGGTGAACAATGACTACGTGATTGCCCGCAAGCCCGACGCCAGCGATGGCTTCAGCTGCGAGATCGCGCCGCTGGCCGAGCAGACCCGGCTTTTTGAGCAGAGCTTTTTGTCGATGATCAACCAGCGCATTCTGCGTGCCGGAGAGGCCTTTTCGGAGCTGGCGCTGGCGCGTAGCGCAGGCGTCAGCCCGGTGGTGGTAAGGGAGTACTTACTTAAATTTAGCCGCTACAACCTGATCGAGAGCGAAAAGCGCGGCCAGTGGCGAATGAAGCAGTTTGATCAGTCGTGGGCTGAGCAGCTATTCGAGCTGCGCGAAATGCTCGAAACCCACGCTCTGCAGCATTTCCTCAATCTGCCCGACAGCGACCCGCGCTGGCTCCAGGCCCGCACCCTGCTGGAGGAGCACCGCGCCCTGCGCGACAGCATCGGCGACAGCTTTCGCCAGTTCTCCCGGCTGGATCGCGACTTCCACTCCCTGCTGCTCTCCGCCGCCAACAACATCTTTTTCAACCAGTCGCTGGAGATCATCTCATTCATCTTCCATTTCCACTACCAGTGGGATGAGAGCGACCTGAAGCAGCGCAATATCATCGCCATCGATGAGCATATGACCATCCTTAGCGCGCTTATCTGCCGCAACGATCTGGATGCCAATCTGGCGATGCGTAATCACCTGCATACCGCGAAACAGTCGATGATCCGCTCCATTAACCAGAGCGCGACGGTCTTTTATTAA
- the opgB gene encoding phosphatidylglycerol--membrane-oligosaccharide glycerophosphotransferase, translating to MSEFISVALFIASVVIYSRKAGRNTWWFAVTLLVLGLFVVLNITLYASDYFTGDGINDAVLYTLTNSLTGAGVSKYILPGIGVVVALVAVFGLLGWILRRRRHHPHHLGYSLLALVLALASVDASPAFHQITELVKSQSRDGDPDFAAYYKEPGKTIPNPKLNLVYIYGESLERTYFDNDAFPDLAPELGAIKNEGIDFSHTAQLPGTDYTIAGMVASQCGIPLFAPFEGNASASVSSFFPQNICLGDILKNSGYENYFMQGANLRFAGKDVFLKSHGFDHLYGAEELKTTVADPTYRNDWGFYDDTVLDETWKKFEALSQSGKRFSLFALTVDTHHPDGFISRTCQRKRYALDGKPNQSFSAVGCSQEHIAALIEKIKASPYFKNTVIVVSSDHLAMKNTAWDALNKHDRSNLFFILRGDKPQQEVMAVKRNTMDNGATVLDILGGDNFIGLGRSSLSGQSLSEVFLNMKEKVLAWKPDVIRLWNFPKELKEFTIDSQKNMMAFSDSHFRLPLLLRVSDKRVEPLPESEYSAPLRYQLADFAPRDNFVWVDRCYKMGQLWSQPLALSTDWCVSQGQLGGEQTVQHVDKAQWKGKTAFKDTVISTDRYQRNVDMLKVSDNDIRYKADSFVFNVAGAPEEVKQFSGISRPESWGRWSNAQLGDEVKIEYNQPLPAKFDLVITAKAWGPNANKPIPVRIGDKEQTLTLGNEVTTTTLHFDNPSHSSTLVIVPPAPESTNEGNILGHSPRQLGIGMVEIKVVNAEG from the coding sequence TTGTCAGAGTTTATTTCTGTTGCCCTGTTTATCGCCTCGGTGGTTATCTATTCCCGCAAAGCGGGTCGTAACACCTGGTGGTTTGCTGTCACCCTGCTGGTGCTGGGGCTTTTTGTCGTACTGAACATTACCCTCTACGCCAGTGACTACTTTACCGGCGACGGCATTAACGATGCTGTTCTCTATACCCTGACCAACAGTCTGACCGGTGCCGGGGTTAGTAAGTACATACTTCCAGGTATTGGTGTGGTGGTTGCCCTGGTGGCGGTATTCGGCCTGCTGGGCTGGATCCTGCGCCGCCGCCGTCATCATCCGCATCATCTCGGTTATAGCCTGCTGGCGCTGGTACTGGCCCTCGCCTCGGTGGATGCCAGCCCGGCGTTTCACCAGATCACCGAGCTGGTGAAATCCCAGTCCCGCGATGGCGATCCCGACTTTGCGGCGTATTACAAAGAGCCGGGTAAAACCATTCCAAACCCGAAACTCAACCTGGTCTATATCTATGGCGAAAGCCTGGAGCGCACCTACTTTGATAATGACGCCTTCCCGGATCTCGCGCCGGAGCTGGGTGCTATCAAAAATGAGGGGATCGATTTCAGCCACACCGCGCAGCTGCCTGGCACCGATTACACCATCGCCGGCATGGTCGCCTCCCAGTGTGGCATTCCGCTGTTCGCCCCGTTTGAAGGTAACGCTTCCGCATCGGTGTCGAGCTTCTTCCCGCAGAATATCTGTCTCGGCGATATCCTGAAAAACTCCGGGTACGAGAACTACTTCATGCAGGGCGCCAACCTCCGTTTCGCAGGGAAAGATGTGTTCCTGAAGTCCCACGGTTTTGACCATCTCTACGGTGCAGAAGAGTTAAAAACCACCGTCGCGGATCCGACCTACCGTAACGACTGGGGCTTCTATGACGATACGGTGCTGGATGAAACCTGGAAAAAATTCGAGGCGCTGTCACAGTCCGGCAAACGCTTCTCGCTGTTTGCCCTGACGGTGGATACGCACCACCCGGACGGCTTTATCTCCCGCACCTGCCAGCGCAAGCGCTATGCCCTTGACGGCAAGCCCAATCAATCCTTTAGCGCGGTGGGCTGTAGTCAGGAGCACATTGCGGCGCTGATCGAAAAAATCAAAGCCTCGCCGTATTTCAAAAACACGGTGATTGTGGTCTCTTCCGACCATCTGGCGATGAAAAACACCGCCTGGGATGCGCTGAACAAGCACGATCGCAGCAACCTGTTCTTTATCCTGCGTGGCGATAAGCCGCAGCAGGAGGTGATGGCCGTGAAGCGCAACACCATGGATAACGGCGCAACGGTGCTGGATATTCTCGGCGGGGATAACTTTATCGGCCTGGGCCGCAGTAGCCTCTCCGGGCAGTCGCTGTCTGAAGTGTTCCTCAACATGAAGGAAAAAGTGCTGGCGTGGAAACCGGACGTCATTCGCCTGTGGAACTTCCCGAAAGAGCTGAAAGAATTCACCATCGACAGCCAGAAAAACATGATGGCCTTCTCCGACAGCCACTTCCGCCTGCCGCTGCTGCTGCGCGTTTCCGATAAGCGAGTGGAACCGCTGCCGGAAAGCGAATACTCGGCTCCGCTGCGCTACCAGTTGGCCGACTTCGCCCCGCGGGATAACTTCGTCTGGGTCGATCGCTGCTACAAGATGGGTCAGCTCTGGTCGCAGCCGCTGGCGCTCTCTACCGACTGGTGTGTTTCTCAGGGCCAGTTAGGCGGCGAGCAGACCGTGCAGCATGTCGATAAAGCGCAGTGGAAGGGCAAGACGGCGTTTAAAGATACAGTGATCAGCACCGATCGCTATCAGCGCAACGTCGACATGCTCAAGGTGTCCGACAACGACATCCGCTACAAGGCTGACAGCTTTGTCTTTAACGTGGCCGGGGCGCCCGAAGAGGTGAAGCAGTTCAGCGGGATCTCGCGTCCGGAATCCTGGGGACGCTGGTCTAACGCCCAACTGGGTGATGAGGTGAAGATCGAATATAACCAGCCGCTGCCGGCGAAATTCGACCTGGTGATCACCGCCAAAGCCTGGGGACCAAACGCTAACAAACCGATTCCGGTACGTATTGGCGATAAAGAGCAGACCCTGACGCTGGGGAACGAGGTCACCACCACGACGCTGCATTTCGACAACCCGTCGCACAGCAGCACGCTGGTGATTGTTCCGCCTGCACCGGAGTCCACTAACGAGGGGAATATTCTCGGCCACTCTCCGCGCCAGCTGGGGATCGGGATGGTGGAGATCAAAGTGGTTAACGCGGAAGGGTAA
- the hpaG gene encoding 4-hydroxyphenylacetate degradation bifunctional isomerase/decarboxylase, translated as MKGTVFAVALNHRSQVDAWRDAFNQPPYNTPPKTAVWFIKPRNTLIRAGDAIPHPEGEQVLSGATVALIVGKTASKVSPEEAADYIAGYALANEVSLPEESFYRPAIKAKCRDGFCPLGELAAVDNVDNLNIITEINGREADHWNTADLQRNAAELLSALSEFATLNPGDAILLGTPHSRVPLQPGDRVRILAEGFPALENPVVDERDVAIARGANPHPTLFALGLNYADHASELAFTPPTEPLVFIKAPNTFNGDNQTSVRPDNVEYMHYEAELVVVIGKTARKVSEAEAMDFVAGYTVCNDYAIRDYLENYYRPNLRVKSRDGLTPISPNIVPKAAIPDPHNLTLRTFVNGELRQEGTTADLIFSIPFLIAYLSEFMTLQPGDMIATGTPKGLADVRPGDEVVVEVEGVGRLVNRIVSEEAK; from the coding sequence ATGAAAGGTACTGTTTTTGCGGTGGCACTCAATCACCGCAGCCAGGTCGACGCCTGGCGCGACGCGTTTAACCAGCCCCCGTACAACACGCCACCGAAAACCGCCGTCTGGTTTATTAAACCGCGCAACACTCTGATCCGCGCCGGCGATGCTATTCCGCATCCTGAAGGGGAACAGGTGCTGAGCGGCGCCACGGTGGCGCTGATTGTCGGCAAAACCGCGAGCAAAGTCAGCCCGGAAGAGGCCGCCGACTACATTGCCGGGTACGCGCTGGCAAACGAGGTGAGCCTGCCGGAAGAGAGCTTCTACCGCCCGGCAATCAAAGCCAAATGCCGGGATGGATTTTGCCCGCTGGGTGAACTCGCCGCCGTCGACAACGTGGATAACCTGAACATCATCACCGAGATCAACGGTCGCGAAGCAGACCACTGGAACACCGCCGATTTGCAGCGTAACGCCGCTGAACTGCTGAGCGCCCTGAGTGAGTTTGCAACGCTCAACCCCGGCGACGCGATTCTGCTCGGCACCCCGCACTCGCGCGTGCCGCTCCAGCCAGGCGACCGCGTGCGCATTCTGGCAGAAGGCTTTCCGGCGCTGGAAAACCCGGTTGTCGATGAACGCGACGTCGCCATCGCTCGGGGTGCAAATCCTCACCCCACGCTGTTCGCCCTCGGCCTGAACTACGCCGATCACGCCAGCGAGCTGGCATTCACGCCACCGACCGAGCCGCTGGTCTTTATCAAAGCGCCCAATACCTTCAACGGCGACAACCAGACCTCGGTACGCCCGGACAACGTTGAGTACATGCACTACGAAGCGGAGCTGGTGGTGGTGATCGGCAAAACCGCGCGTAAAGTCAGCGAAGCCGAGGCGATGGATTTTGTTGCGGGCTACACGGTCTGTAACGACTACGCCATCCGCGACTATCTCGAAAACTACTACCGCCCGAATCTGCGGGTCAAAAGCCGCGACGGGTTAACCCCCATCAGCCCCAACATCGTGCCAAAAGCAGCCATTCCTGATCCGCATAACCTCACCCTGCGCACTTTCGTCAACGGTGAATTACGTCAGGAAGGGACCACGGCGGATCTGATCTTCAGCATCCCGTTCCTGATTGCTTACTTAAGTGAATTTATGACCCTGCAACCGGGGGACATGATCGCCACCGGCACGCCGAAAGGGCTCGCCGACGTGCGCCCGGGAGATGAAGTGGTCGTGGAAGTGGAAGGCGTTGGCCGTCTGGTCAACCGGATTGTCAGCGAGGAGGCCAAATAA
- the hpaR gene encoding homoprotocatechuate degradation operon regulator HpaR, with the protein MHDSLTIALLQARETAMTFFRPIIKQQNLTEQQWRIVRVLAEHPSMDFHDLAFRTCILRPSLTGILTRMERDGLVLRLKPLNDQRKLYVSLTKEGNALYERAQAQVEEAYQQIEARYTPEKMQQLTALLQEFIALGDGQVNSQEEE; encoded by the coding sequence ATGCACGATTCGTTAACTATCGCACTACTCCAGGCGCGGGAAACCGCGATGACCTTTTTTCGCCCGATTATCAAGCAGCAGAATCTGACGGAGCAGCAGTGGCGGATCGTGCGCGTGCTGGCGGAGCATCCGTCGATGGATTTTCATGACCTGGCCTTCCGCACCTGTATTCTGCGCCCGAGCCTGACCGGGATCCTGACGCGTATGGAGCGCGACGGGCTGGTGCTGCGCTTAAAGCCGCTCAACGACCAGCGCAAGCTCTATGTCTCCCTCACCAAAGAGGGGAACGCCCTGTATGAACGCGCCCAGGCGCAGGTGGAAGAGGCCTATCAGCAGATTGAGGCGCGGTACACGCCGGAAAAAATGCAGCAGCTGACGGCGCTGCTACAGGAGTTTATTGCGCTGGGCGATGGGCAGGTTAACAGCCAGGAAGAGGAGTAG